The following proteins come from a genomic window of Maylandia zebra isolate NMK-2024a linkage group LG22, Mzebra_GT3a, whole genome shotgun sequence:
- the tuft1b gene encoding tuftelin 1b isoform X2: MTVAGSLDSAYNVETRQATPHNSTTESTIEFAPPQKPEGQEDEVEVRPHIEVEVIKFYLGKNPPEESVKMLTDEVSQIQEVRYCLKTLRQQMAARQNGNNNQRPANGFRVKAPTSQPGVINANGVHTDAYVGDNQEESARLREVTKRLYAQLKEMEKQHQEEIDILQAESNEYQAQLAEQTERLQKAEEQSAERGQQVEELQKLLGNMEIENGILKDKMAAGEAELLQLKAGGEEAGEKEQRCAELEKEVAVLKEKIHHLDDMLMSQQRKVRHMIEQLQNSRTVLQERDRAIRDLEEKVAFLEAENKEMHDHMEYYLAGQDLPPSSTENKPEVVYSKPLTPTTQSSKALPFIKVIEIKS, translated from the exons AT GACCGTTGCAGGCAGCTTAGACTCAGCTTACAACGTCGAGACCAGACAGGCAACACCTCACAACAGCACAACA GAGAGCACCATAGAATTTGCGCCGCCGCAAAAACCTGAAGGGCAGGAAGACGAAGTTGAAGTCAGACCTCACATAGAAGTTGAAGTCATCAAA TTTTACCTTGGAAAAAACCCACCGGAAGAAAGCGTCAAGATGCTTACGGACGAGGTGTCCCAGATTCAGGAG gTGAGGTATTGTCTGAAGACTCTGAGACAGCAGATGGCAGCCAGGCAGAATGGCAACAACAACCAG CGTCCAGCCAATGGCTTCAGAGTCAAAGCACCCACCAGCCAACCAGGTGTCATCAATGCCAACGGCGTCCACACTGATGCTTAC GTTGGGGATAATCAGGAGGAGAGTGCGAGGCTCAGAGAGGTGACCAAACGCCTGTATGCTCAGCTGAAGGAGATGGAGAAGCAGCATCAGGAGGAGATCGACATACTGCAG GCCGAATCAAACGAGtatcaggcacagctggctgagCAGACAGAGCGGCTGCAGAAGGCCGAGGAGCAGTCTGCAGAGAGAGGTCAACAGGTGGAGGAGCTGCAGAAGCTGCTGGGAAACATGGAGATCGAGAACGGCATCCTCAAAGACAAGATGGCTGCAGGAGAGGCGGAGCTGCTGCAGCTTAAAGCAGGCGGAGAGGAAGCAGGAGAGAAGGAGCAAAG GTGTGCAGAGCTTGAGAAGGAGGTGGCTGTCCTGAAGGAAAAGATTCATCATCTTGACGACATGTTAATGAGTCAGCAGAGGAAGGTCCGCCACATGATCGAACAG CTCCAGAACTCCCGCACGGTTCTCCAGGAGAGAGATCGAGCCATCAGGGATCTGGAGGAGAAGGTGGCTTTCCTGGAAGCAGAG AACAAAGAAATGCATGACCACATGGAGTACTACCTGGCAGGCCAGGATCTTCCACCCTCATCTACTGAGAACAAACCAGAGGTTGTTTACAG CAAACCGCTGACACCGACAACTCAGAGCAGCAAAGCCCTCCCATTCATCAAAGTCATTGAGATCAAATCATGA
- the LOC101477165 gene encoding protein C1orf43 homolog, with product MAESSPLSGVNVVLVMAYGSLVFVLLFIFVKRQIMRFAMRSRRGPHVPIGHNAPKGLREEIESRLSKVHEIRYEPLLLSEEDDRLKRASQISCYNYLYRMKALDAIRDSGIPLQEISGSPSAFTGRSFRSWLVELRNSHSLIKSSRSALIDRLLEGYDSARHGTGVFGEPEFLEYQQALNELADVVKAYSSTTSLDQHHQSAAKDLTGSPVRSTPSTIQITYLPSTGQRSKRPKHFLELKSFKDNYNTLESTL from the exons ATGGCAGAGTCATCGCCGTTATCTGGAGTCAATGTTGTTTTGGTTATGGCCTATGGAAGCTTG GTGTTTGTATTGCTGTTTATATTCGTCAAAAGGCAGATCATGCGTTTTGCAATGAGATCCCGCCGAGGGCCTCATGTACCTATTGGCCACAATGCACCAAAG GGTCTGAGGGAGGAGATTGAGTCCAGACTGTCCAAAGTTCATGAGATACGTTATGAACCTCTGCTCCTGTCAGAAGAAGACGACAGACTGAAGCGGGCATCACAGATAA GTTGCTACAACTACCTGTACAGAATGAAAGCTCTGGATGCAATCCGTGACTCAG GAATTCCTTTGCAGGAGATAAGTGGGAGCCCCAGCGCATTTACAGGACGCAGCTTCAGGAGCTGGCTAGTTGAGCTGCGCAACTCCCACTCTCTGATAAAGAGCAGCCGCAGTGCACTTATTGACCGTTTGCTTGAAGGCTACGACAGCGCTCGTCATGGGACTGGG GTGTTTGGGGAACCTGAGTTTCTTGAATATCAGCAAGCTCTAAACGAACTGGCTGACGT CGTGAAGGCGTATTCCAGCACCACCAGCCTCGACCAGCATCACCAGTCCGCAGCCAAGGACCTGACAGGCTCTCCTGTCCGCAGCACTCCCTCCACCATCCAGATCACCTACCTGCCTTCAACCGGCCAGCGCAGCAAGAGGCCCAAACACTTTCTGGAGCTCAAAAGTTTCAAAGACAACTACAACACACTGGAGAGCACGCTGTGA